Proteins co-encoded in one Arthrobacter sp. ERGS1:01 genomic window:
- the hxlA gene encoding 3-hexulose-6-phosphate synthase, translating into MKLQVAMDLLTVEDALELANQVAEYVDIIELGTPLIKAAGLAAVTAVKNAHPDKIVFADMKTMDAGELEADIAFKAGADLMTVLGTADDSTIAGAVKAAKAHNKGVVVDLIGVADKVTRAKEVRALGAKFVEMHAGLDEQAKPGFDLRGLLTAGEEARVPFSVAGGVNLSTIEAVQRAGADVAVAGGFIYSAQDPALAAKQLRAAII; encoded by the coding sequence ATGAAACTCCAAGTAGCGATGGACCTGTTGACGGTCGAAGATGCCCTCGAGTTGGCGAACCAGGTTGCCGAGTACGTGGACATTATTGAATTGGGTACTCCCTTGATCAAGGCTGCCGGGTTGGCTGCGGTGACCGCGGTGAAGAACGCGCACCCGGATAAGATCGTTTTCGCCGATATGAAGACCATGGATGCGGGCGAGTTGGAGGCCGATATCGCGTTCAAGGCCGGCGCCGATCTGATGACGGTGCTGGGTACTGCCGATGATTCCACGATTGCCGGGGCGGTCAAGGCTGCCAAGGCCCATAACAAGGGCGTCGTGGTGGATTTGATTGGTGTGGCCGATAAGGTCACCCGGGCCAAGGAAGTTCGTGCCCTGGGGGCGAAGTTCGTCGAGATGCATGCCGGCCTGGACGAGCAGGCCAAGCCCGGCTTCGATCTGCGCGGGCTGCTGACCGCGGGCGAGGAGGCCCGTGTTCCGTTCTCCGTTGCCGGTGGCGTGAACCTGAGCACCATCGAAGCCGTCCAGCGTGCTGGTGCCGACGTCGCCGTCGCCGGTGGCTTCATCTACAGCGCCCAGGACCCGGCCCTGGCCGCCAAGCAACTCCGCGCCGCCATCATCTAA
- a CDS encoding cupin domain-containing protein yields the protein METTLVGTLTKAGAIHKVENGYLGLPSMNLPGSEAAIGDSLHNPEGTVMSAGFFELKASEPVVYTYTYDEMKVVIKGHFILTDQTTGETTHAKERDVLFFPKGTTVKFETPDYGLGFFTGDRTFAP from the coding sequence ATGGAAACCACCCTCGTAGGCACCCTCACCAAAGCCGGCGCCATCCACAAAGTCGAAAACGGCTACCTCGGACTACCCTCAATGAACCTCCCCGGCAGCGAAGCCGCCATCGGCGACTCCCTCCACAACCCCGAAGGCACCGTCATGAGCGCCGGCTTCTTCGAACTCAAAGCCTCCGAACCCGTCGTCTACACCTACACCTACGACGAAATGAAAGTCGTCATCAAAGGCCACTTCATCCTCACCGACCAAACCACCGGCGAAACCACCCACGCCAAAGAACGCGACGTCCTCTTCTTCCCCAAAGGCACCACCGTCAAATTCGAAACCCCCGACTACGGCCTCGGCTTCTTCACCGGCGACCGCACCTTCGCACCCTAA
- a CDS encoding cache domain-containing protein, whose product MNQTTEVAQAADALTVWFGRVCTEVETLSRNVSTQLEGNPAGHSKADTTALAGLEASTREFLTRNAFAVGAGTFFAAESVEAGGPAWDWWSRKESGTIGRLDFDQTPGSDRYYDYEKLPFFSTAASTGKQTLWGPYVDYLGFEEYILTFAAPFSIHGKFAGVAGCDIRVKDLEPLIMPKLRVIPGDAALVNASNRVILGNSGKYLAGQRIKSVAPNQSLLTLDVPHLGLSLLHSV is encoded by the coding sequence ATGAACCAAACCACCGAAGTCGCACAGGCCGCCGATGCCCTCACCGTGTGGTTTGGCCGGGTTTGCACAGAAGTCGAGACACTTTCAAGAAACGTTTCCACGCAGCTTGAAGGAAATCCCGCCGGCCATTCCAAGGCTGATACGACCGCGCTTGCCGGCCTGGAAGCATCGACGAGAGAATTCCTGACACGGAACGCTTTTGCCGTTGGCGCAGGGACCTTCTTCGCCGCGGAATCCGTTGAGGCCGGCGGCCCGGCCTGGGATTGGTGGTCCCGCAAGGAATCCGGGACGATCGGCAGGCTCGATTTTGACCAAACTCCGGGCAGCGATCGATATTACGACTACGAAAAGCTTCCGTTCTTCTCGACCGCCGCTTCCACGGGCAAACAGACCCTTTGGGGCCCATATGTCGACTATCTCGGCTTCGAGGAATACATCCTCACCTTCGCGGCGCCGTTTTCCATCCATGGAAAGTTTGCCGGGGTGGCCGGATGCGACATTCGGGTCAAGGATCTGGAACCACTCATCATGCCAAAACTGCGCGTCATCCCGGGCGACGCCGCCCTCGTCAACGCCAGCAACCGGGTCATTCTCGGCAACTCCGGGAAATACCTGGCCGGCCAGCGGATCAAATCCGTAGCGCCAAACCAGAGCCTATTGACCCTGGATGTCCCCCACCTTGGGCTATCGCTTCTCCACTCCGTGTAG
- a CDS encoding FadR/GntR family transcriptional regulator yields the protein MASPTQFQSQIYRTLPEIERADAIVDRLTKAIALGLLKIGERLPPEAELSEMFGVGGATLREALGELREQGVVETRRGRSGGTFIVNQPQPQTDAIRDWFLSTSISEIRDIGDEHSAISAATVRLACERAEPHDIDRLRELARALVLAASPEVRAPADSRFHIELAVSAQSPRLTAAEIRLQEETVQQLWTPLAMAFDPETATAEHLELVRAVAEDQPDKAQNLVLEHIRRSIFHLIDTKLTLGYAQSVQDGK from the coding sequence TTGGCCTCGCCGACCCAATTCCAGTCACAGATCTACCGAACCCTGCCCGAAATCGAGCGGGCCGATGCGATTGTCGACAGACTTACCAAAGCCATTGCCCTCGGGCTGCTCAAGATAGGCGAACGCCTGCCCCCCGAAGCGGAGCTGTCGGAGATGTTCGGCGTCGGCGGCGCGACCCTTCGTGAAGCGTTGGGAGAGCTGCGCGAACAGGGAGTCGTTGAGACCCGCAGGGGCAGGAGCGGGGGAACCTTCATCGTCAACCAGCCTCAACCCCAGACAGATGCCATCCGGGATTGGTTTCTCTCAACGTCCATTTCCGAAATTCGCGACATCGGGGACGAACATTCGGCCATATCGGCCGCGACCGTCCGGCTCGCATGTGAACGTGCGGAACCACACGACATCGATCGGCTTCGGGAGCTTGCACGGGCATTGGTACTCGCGGCAAGCCCGGAAGTGCGCGCACCTGCTGACAGCCGATTCCACATCGAATTGGCGGTGTCGGCGCAATCGCCAAGGCTGACCGCCGCCGAAATACGTCTCCAGGAAGAAACGGTCCAGCAGTTGTGGACCCCCCTAGCCATGGCATTTGACCCCGAAACGGCAACCGCTGAACACTTGGAGTTGGTTCGGGCGGTGGCCGAGGACCAGCCCGATAAGGCGCAGAATTTGGTGCTCGAGCACATCAGGCGAAGCATCTTCCACCTCATTGACACGAAACTCACTCTCGGGTACGCCCAATCAGTTCAGGATGGCAAATGA
- a CDS encoding PDR/VanB family oxidoreductase, with product MTTTPLLDQAHPAVKGGLLLEVTNISRQTDSIVSITFADLAGGLLPAYVPGSHLVVQYGAGVNAYSLTGSGSTPFEYIISVLQVEDGAGGSQAMHRLSVGDLVQVSRPRSAFAPVANATHQLLVAAGIGITPVLSHARSAVEWGTATDLIYVHRPGAGAHVEEARELLGDGLTECSDRASFQKVLAESLTHQPLGTHLYVCGPAAFMDDVLDQAREHGWPAARLHSEAFGAAELDDGEPFAVNLTRSGTRLEVPAGVSLLEALENAGKSIPNMCRKGICGECSLSVLRGTPQHRDLYLTDQEKAENTTMMCCVSRSLDEELELDL from the coding sequence ATGACCACCACCCCGCTCCTGGACCAGGCCCACCCCGCAGTCAAGGGAGGACTACTGCTCGAGGTGACAAACATCAGCAGGCAGACGGATTCCATTGTCAGCATCACCTTTGCCGATCTCGCCGGGGGGCTGCTTCCCGCCTACGTCCCGGGTAGTCACCTGGTGGTCCAGTACGGTGCGGGCGTCAATGCCTACTCGCTCACCGGATCGGGCAGCACGCCGTTTGAGTACATCATCTCGGTCCTGCAAGTCGAGGACGGGGCCGGCGGCTCGCAGGCCATGCATCGCCTCTCAGTGGGCGACCTTGTCCAGGTTTCGCGTCCCCGCAGCGCTTTTGCCCCTGTGGCGAATGCTACGCACCAGCTCCTTGTTGCGGCAGGGATCGGCATCACCCCTGTGCTTTCGCACGCCCGCTCGGCGGTCGAGTGGGGCACGGCAACGGACCTTATCTACGTACACCGGCCCGGCGCCGGGGCCCATGTCGAGGAGGCCAGGGAATTGTTGGGGGATGGCCTGACCGAATGCAGTGATCGGGCCAGCTTCCAGAAGGTATTGGCTGAAAGCCTCACGCACCAGCCGCTCGGGACCCACCTTTACGTCTGCGGGCCGGCGGCCTTCATGGACGACGTTTTGGACCAGGCACGCGAGCATGGGTGGCCGGCGGCCCGGCTGCACTCGGAGGCCTTTGGCGCAGCCGAACTGGACGACGGCGAACCGTTCGCGGTGAACCTGACCCGCAGTGGCACCAGATTGGAAGTTCCGGCCGGTGTTTCGTTGCTGGAGGCACTGGAGAATGCGGGGAAAAGCATCCCCAACATGTGCCGCAAGGGCATTTGCGGGGAATGCTCCCTCTCGGTACTTCGAGGGACGCCCCAGCACAGGGACCTTTACCTGACCGACCAGGAAAAGGCTGAGAACACCACCATGATGTGCTGCGTTTCCCGCAGCCTCGACGAAGAATTGGAGTTGGACCTGTGA
- a CDS encoding APC family permease produces MSENRSGGVDHLERSIDWKQGLAIALGVPLLILPSLGYLPMWVSAAAILIWGLSVFQGFMQSTAYAEMATTFPKASGLPGFAQHVFRTENFHGKYDKGKLIGGFSAWSYWFAWNPVMAIFSILVGGYLHGLFPVLGEIFTAYQLSLMSGVVIFAGLFAVNWFGLKDGALLGYILAALSLIPLIILAVAPFATGHVELSNITGSWWPSDWAWDLHHILILFGIFAIAQWSACAWETAAIYGPEYKNPSKDVPKALFACGIICFVLFVLVQSSVIGVIGVKGVLAESVSPLIPVAHAVFGGAGSMITIIMLIFAMILIIQTAYLGSSRAMHSMATEGNLPQALSKLNRHGTPFVAMVVIGAFNLILISMGTPEAILGASAIGYTCANGISLFAYVKARKDPAFANLERPFKAPRGWKHVAMIFGLFNLPLCLAGVIYLNSQEVGWASTWVSFVVLALYIPIWLYSQHEAKRSKNKVQRALVSVD; encoded by the coding sequence ATGAGTGAAAACCGTTCCGGCGGAGTCGATCACCTGGAACGATCGATCGACTGGAAACAGGGCCTGGCCATTGCGCTGGGCGTCCCCCTGCTCATCCTTCCGTCCCTGGGCTATCTTCCGATGTGGGTCTCCGCCGCAGCAATTCTCATCTGGGGTTTGTCGGTCTTTCAAGGTTTCATGCAGAGCACCGCGTATGCGGAAATGGCCACCACCTTCCCGAAGGCCTCCGGGCTGCCGGGTTTTGCGCAGCACGTCTTTCGAACCGAAAACTTCCACGGGAAGTATGACAAGGGCAAGCTGATTGGCGGCTTTAGCGCCTGGAGTTACTGGTTTGCCTGGAACCCGGTAATGGCGATCTTTTCCATTTTGGTCGGCGGTTACCTGCACGGGCTGTTTCCGGTGCTGGGCGAGATATTCACGGCGTATCAGCTCTCGCTGATGTCGGGCGTGGTGATTTTCGCCGGATTGTTTGCCGTCAACTGGTTCGGCCTCAAGGATGGCGCCCTCCTGGGCTACATCCTGGCGGCGCTATCACTGATACCGCTGATCATCCTGGCCGTGGCACCTTTTGCCACCGGACACGTGGAACTGTCCAATATCACCGGCAGCTGGTGGCCGAGCGACTGGGCCTGGGATCTGCACCATATCCTGATTCTCTTTGGCATCTTCGCGATTGCACAATGGAGTGCCTGCGCCTGGGAAACGGCAGCCATCTACGGCCCCGAGTACAAGAATCCGTCCAAGGATGTTCCAAAAGCGCTGTTTGCCTGTGGCATCATCTGCTTCGTCCTGTTCGTGCTGGTGCAATCCTCGGTGATCGGCGTCATTGGAGTGAAGGGCGTACTGGCCGAGTCCGTATCTCCCCTCATTCCGGTGGCCCATGCGGTCTTTGGTGGCGCCGGTTCCATGATTACCATCATCATGCTGATCTTCGCCATGATCCTGATCATCCAAACGGCCTATCTGGGTTCTTCCCGCGCCATGCACTCCATGGCGACGGAAGGCAACCTTCCCCAGGCACTCAGCAAGCTGAATCGCCACGGGACCCCGTTTGTTGCCATGGTGGTGATCGGCGCCTTTAACCTGATCCTGATCTCGATGGGAACTCCCGAGGCAATTCTTGGGGCCTCGGCGATTGGCTACACCTGCGCCAACGGCATCAGCCTGTTCGCCTACGTCAAGGCCAGGAAGGACCCTGCCTTTGCCAATCTGGAACGACCCTTCAAGGCACCCAGGGGATGGAAGCATGTGGCCATGATCTTCGGCCTGTTCAATCTGCCCCTGTGCCTGGCCGGCGTGATCTACCTGAACAGCCAGGAGGTCGGCTGGGCATCAACCTGGGTCAGCTTCGTCGTCCTGGCCCTCTACATACCCATCTGGCTGTATTCCCAACATGAAGCGAAGCGCTCGAAGAACAAGGTACAGAGGGCGCTGGTTAGCGTCGACTGA
- the hxlB gene encoding 6-phospho-3-hexuloisomerase, whose protein sequence is MSSVAVAPRSVHSSADDIVRNLSLVRDEIADTAAKIDEHEVAGLAGHLSQNGRVFIAGAGRSGLVLRMAGMRLMHLGLTVHIVGDTTTPAISAGDLLLVASGSGTTAGVVKAAQTAAKAGARIAAYTTNPVSPLAELADALVIIPAAQKTDHGSNLSRQYSGSLFEQVLFLATEAVFQSLWDNTDVPAEELWLRHANLE, encoded by the coding sequence GTGAGTTCTGTAGCAGTGGCACCGCGTTCGGTGCATAGTAGCGCTGATGATATTGTCCGTAATCTTTCCCTGGTTCGTGATGAGATCGCGGACACGGCGGCGAAGATCGATGAGCATGAGGTGGCGGGCCTGGCCGGTCATTTGAGCCAGAACGGGCGGGTCTTTATCGCCGGTGCGGGCCGGAGTGGTTTGGTGTTGCGGATGGCCGGGATGCGGTTGATGCATCTGGGGTTGACGGTCCATATTGTCGGGGATACCACGACGCCGGCCATCAGTGCCGGGGACCTTCTTCTGGTGGCGTCGGGGTCCGGGACCACGGCCGGGGTCGTGAAGGCGGCGCAGACCGCGGCGAAGGCCGGGGCCCGGATCGCGGCCTATACGACGAATCCGGTCTCCCCGCTGGCCGAGCTGGCTGATGCGTTGGTGATCATTCCGGCGGCGCAGAAGACCGATCACGGCTCGAACCTTTCCCGCCAGTACTCCGGTTCCTTGTTTGAGCAGGTGTTGTTCCTGGCGACCGAGGCGGTGTTCCAGTCGTTGTGGGACAACACGGACGTGCCGGCCGAGGAGCTTTGGCTCCGCCACGCCAACCTCGAATAA
- a CDS encoding dimethylamine monooxygenase subunit DmmA family protein, translated as MHPAPSTPAEPTHCEPGYRGTIYATFGTTNTATHHETSAKLRRDLHFITATPTTLTQLASSLKSAHVGVRLVLAGPPADIKAAAATATECGLVEEEITLLGEETGPLVLFCAHCRTTTMTTQATGTELDCPGCTTTLAISNHFSRRMGAYLGFSAHAEEAA; from the coding sequence ATGCACCCCGCACCCAGCACCCCAGCAGAACCCACACACTGCGAACCAGGCTACCGCGGCACCATCTACGCAACCTTCGGCACCACAAACACCGCCACACACCACGAAACCAGTGCCAAGCTCCGCCGCGACCTACACTTCATTACGGCAACCCCGACAACCCTCACGCAATTGGCCAGCAGCCTCAAAAGCGCACACGTCGGAGTCCGTCTTGTCCTCGCCGGCCCCCCAGCCGACATCAAAGCAGCAGCCGCAACCGCCACGGAATGCGGACTCGTCGAAGAGGAAATCACCCTCCTCGGTGAAGAAACCGGACCCCTCGTCCTTTTTTGCGCGCATTGCCGCACCACCACCATGACCACCCAAGCCACCGGCACCGAACTGGACTGCCCAGGATGCACCACCACCCTGGCCATCAGCAACCACTTCTCCCGCCGCATGGGCGCATACCTGGGATTCTCAGCTCACGCCGAGGAGGCAGCATGA